In Topomyia yanbarensis strain Yona2022 chromosome 2, ASM3024719v1, whole genome shotgun sequence, one DNA window encodes the following:
- the LOC131679325 gene encoding uncharacterized protein LOC131679325: protein MLLDNMPKLQVHSSELKVPSAFRMVVALLLITTCTTRFSTAAPSSAAKSWPAMKNYDIWGDPDGELASPSSPLVSSSSSSSASSASSSRTSLSSLRSGKPDPNLRNVTLHRRGRSFGLDAFSQEDGLERSADNSFDGGYRSSGRSAKVLNFFPVPVDDECLSDDGLRTGQCMNVYECRIQGGSSRGQCALGFGVCCVFTATCDQEMANNITYFVSPSFPALVSKDTVACKLKIKLMNTEISQLKFDFIHFALGQPNRRTGICDGDVFRLTGGVFPFDLCGQNSGQHMYYDLSPKSRADEEIELEMKFSPRSFTQRLWEIRVTQIPFSQRAPTGCMQYFTGTEGTIQTFNFAENGRHLANHNYRACIRQEKGMCSVAYEPCDDQSFRIGSPRAGSESYPGGSTGNPPGGVATPGGATGTGGLPGSDGTGTFTDPGIASDQLAPAVDIPQGLPDGAGIGDGPGLPESPVADQPVAADDPVAVDDTAADEPLADDPDAAEEGSGGGGGFFGGLFPSLFSRSIFDSYRSFEGSHRQGRDFSRQFYSTCRDRITLPCIVEDFIGVGMGDLPSCIPVHCGNSLCPGGVSPCRVETSVTPFGLGIHFGEGLDKGSPEDNIGACLRYNQIPCAG from the exons ATGCTTCTGGATAATATGCCAAAATTGCAAGTACATAGTAGTGAGCTGAAAGTACCATCGGCGTTTCGGATGGTCGTAGCACTGCTGCTGATAACCACGTGTACGACTCGATTCTCCACGGCAGCACCATCGTCGGCAGCCAAGTCGTGGCCCGCGATGAAAAATTACGACATTTGGGGAGATCCGGACGGTGAACTGGCCTCACCTTCATCGCCCTTAGTAtcctcatcatcatcatcatcagcatcaTCAGCATCGTCATCCCGGACCTCGTTATCAAGTTTGCGTTCGGGGAAACCTGACCCTAATTTGCGCAACGTAACACTACACCGGCGGGGTCGAAGTTTTGGTTTGGATGCATTCTCGCAGGAGGATGGCCTCGAACGAAGCGCGGATAACAGCTTCGATGGAGGCTACCGGAGCAGCGGACGTAGTGCGAAAG TGCTCAACTTTTTCCCGGTCCCGGTGGACGACGAGTGCCTCTCGGACGATGGACTGCGCACCGGCCAGTGTATGAACGTGTACGAGTGCCGCATCCAGGGCGGTTCCTCCCGGGGCCAATGTGCGCTCGGCTTCGGCGTGTGCTGTGTCT TCACGGCCACCTGCGACCAGGAGATGGCGAACAACATTACCTACTTTGTGTCGCCCAGCTTTCCGGCGCTGGTTTCCAAGGATACGGTTGCATGCAAGCTGAAAATTAAACTGATGAACACGGAGATTTCTCAGCTCAAGTTTGATTTTATCCATTTTGCATTG GGCCAACCGAATAGACGAACCGGTATTTGCGACGGGGACGTTTTTCGACTTACTGGTGGAGTTTTTCCATTTGATCTTTGTGGGCAGAACAGCGGGCAGCATATGTACTATGATTTGAGCCCAAAATCGCGGGCAGATGAGGAGATTGAATTGGAGATGAAATTTTCACCGCGGTCTTTTACGCAACGGTTGTGGGAAATTAGGGTGACACAGATTCCTTTCAGCCAAAGGGCCCCTACCGGGTGCATGCAGTATTTTACTGGTACGGAAGGAACTATACAAACAttcaactttgccgaaaacggACGACACTTGGCCAACCATAACTACAGGGCCTGTATTCGACAGGAGAAAGGAATGTGTTCGGTTGCGTACGAGCCATGTGATGACCAATCTTTTCGGATTGGAAGCCCCAGAGCGGGTAGTGAATCATATCCTGGAGGATCTACGGGGAATCCTCCGGGAGGAGTGGCTACTCCGGGTGGAGCTACTGGTACTGGAGGTTTACCGGGTTCTGATGGAACTGGAACATTTACAGATCCAGGAATTGCCAGTGATCAATTGGCTCCGGCTGTGGATATTCCTCAAGGTTTACCAGACGGCGCGGGAATTGGAGATGGACCTGGGTTACCCGAATCTCCAGTTGCAGACCAGCCGGTTGCCGCCGATGATCCGGTCGCCGTTGATGATACGGCAGCCGATGAACCGCTGGCAGATGATCCGGATGCTGCGGAGGAAGGTTCCGGAGGCGGTGGGGGTTTCTTCGGAGGTTTGTTCCCATCACTCTTTTCGAGAAGCATTTTCGACTCGTATCGAAGTTTCGAAGGATCTCATCGGCAGGGTCGAGACTTTTCGAGACAGTTCTACTCCACCTGTAGGGATCGAATAACGCTCCCATGCATAGTGGAAGACTTTATAGGCGTTGGGATGGGAGATTTGCCGAGCTGCATTCCGGTGCACTGTGGTAATTCGCTGTGTCCTGGCGGAGTGTCTCCCTGTCGGGTTGAGACCTCAGTTACCCCATTCGGGCTGGGAATTCATTTTGGTGAAGGTTTAGATAAAGGTAGTCCAGAGGATAATATAGGAGCCTGTTTGCGGTACAATCAGATCCCGTGTGCTGGGTAG